The following are encoded in a window of Physeter macrocephalus isolate SW-GA chromosome 9, ASM283717v5, whole genome shotgun sequence genomic DNA:
- the NDUFB6 gene encoding NADH dehydrogenase [ubiquinone] 1 beta subcomplex subunit 6 isoform X1, translated as MSGYTSDEKLRLQQLRELRRRWLKDQELSPREPVLPPRRVWPMEQFWNKFLQDGASWKNVIYKTYRHSIFAFTHVLIPVWIIHYYLKYHVNTKPYAIVERKPRIFPGDTILETGEVIPPMKEFPDQHH; from the exons ATGTCAGGGTATACGTCCGACGAGAAACTGCGGCTGCAGCAGCTGCGAGAGCTGAGAAGGCGATGGCTGAAGGATCAGGAGCTGAGCCCCCGGGAACCGGTGCTGCCCCCGCGGAGGGTGTGGCCTATGGAACAATTCTGGAATAAGTTTTTGCAGGACGGGGCCTCCTGGAAGAACGTG atctATAAGACGTACCGACACAGTATCTTTGCTTTTACTCATGTACTGATCCCTGTCTGGATTATTCATTATTATCTCAAATATCATGTGAAT ACAAAACCATATGCCATCGTTGAAAGGAAGCCCAGAATATTCCCA GGTGATACAATTCTGGAAACTGGAGAAGTAATCCCACCAATGAAAGAATTTCCTGATCAACATCACTga
- the NDUFB6 gene encoding NADH dehydrogenase [ubiquinone] 1 beta subcomplex subunit 6 isoform X2, giving the protein MSGYTSDEKLRLQQLRELRRRWLKDQELSPREPVLPPRRVWPMEQFWNKFLQDGASWKNVTKPYAIVERKPRIFPGDTILETGEVIPPMKEFPDQHH; this is encoded by the exons ATGTCAGGGTATACGTCCGACGAGAAACTGCGGCTGCAGCAGCTGCGAGAGCTGAGAAGGCGATGGCTGAAGGATCAGGAGCTGAGCCCCCGGGAACCGGTGCTGCCCCCGCGGAGGGTGTGGCCTATGGAACAATTCTGGAATAAGTTTTTGCAGGACGGGGCCTCCTGGAAGAACGTG ACAAAACCATATGCCATCGTTGAAAGGAAGCCCAGAATATTCCCA GGTGATACAATTCTGGAAACTGGAGAAGTAATCCCACCAATGAAAGAATTTCCTGATCAACATCACTga
- the SMIM27 gene encoding small integral membrane protein 27, protein MKPVSRRTLDRIYSALLLAVVLLSWGYVIYASTVAARRQLRKKYPKSSG, encoded by the exons ATGAAGCCAGTGAGTCGCCGCACCCTGGACCGGATTTATTCAGCG TTGCTCCTCGCGGTCGTATTGCTCTCCTGGGGATACGTCATCTATGCATCAACTGTAGCTGCACGGCGACAGCTAAGGAAGAAATACCCAAAATCTTCGGGATGA
- the TOPORS gene encoding E3 ubiquitin-protein ligase Topors isoform X3, giving the protein MIMASAAKEFKMDNFSPKAGTSKLQQTVPADASPDSKCPICLDRFDNVSYLDRCLHKFCFRCVQEWSKNKAECPLCKQPFDSIFHSVRAEDDFKEYVLRPSYNGSFATPDVRRFRYRTTMTRERSASIYSPNSTMNRRTTTPPDSGVIFEGLGISARPRDGEIPPFMRQIAIRRPATADERSLRKIQEQDIINFRRTLYRAGARVRNIEDGGRYRDISAEFFRRNPACLHRLVPWLKRELTVLFGAHGSLVNIVQHIIMSNVTRYDLESQAFVSDLRPFLLNRTEHFIHEFISFARSPFNMAAFDQHANYDCPAPSYEEGSHSDSSVITISPDEAETQELDVNVATISQAPWDDETPGPSYSSSEQVHAAMSSLLNTSDSSDEELVTGRATSQMQGVQTNDDINNDSDSSSDNCVIVGFVKPLAERTPELVELSSDSEELGSYEKMETVKAQEQEQSYSSGDSDVSRCSSPHSVLGKDEQINKGHCDSGTRITSKKEEKRSVSLSSPRDLSSSIRGDRVYSPYTRRHRRRGRSRSSDSCSQSRSGHDQKNRRKHHGKKRMKSRRSRSRESSRPRGRRDKKRSRTRDSSWSRRSQTLSLSSESTSRSRSRSSDRGKRRSRSRNRDRYYLRNNYGSRYKWEYTYYSRNKDRDGYESSYRRRTLSRAHYSRQSSSPEFRIQSFSERTNARKKNNHSERKYYYYERHRSRSLSSTRSKTASTGPDRVRNEKPGGKRKYKTRHLEGSNDVAQPSREFASKVKEGHYSKSSSKLDGSYKNESDSFSDSRSSDRETKHKRRKRTRSLSVEIVYEGKATDTTRHHKKKKKKHKRKHKKHHGDDASRSPVVITIDSDSDKDSEVKEDTECDLSGSQNPLQNEFLVPSLGPFETKDVVTIEDEFGVLGKECDITTLNNNLNNANKTVDNISPQAASIEQTLDVREESTFASDLESQPSNVSYHTESSRRLPSPRISLMSVSLGRDHDMS; this is encoded by the exons ATG atAATGGCATCAGCCGCTAAGGaatttaaaatggacaacttTTCACCTAAAGCTGGCACTAGCAAATTGCAACAGACAGTACCAGCTGATGCATCTCCTGATTCTAAGTGTCCTATATGCTTGGATAGGTTTGATAATGTGTCTTACTTAGATCGCTGTTTACATAAGTTCTGTTTTCGCTGTGTACAGGAGTGGTCAAAAAACAAAGCTGAATGTCCACTATGTAAACAGCCCTTTGATTCTATTTTCCATTCTGTGAGGGCAGAAGACGACTTCAAGGAGTATGTCCTAAGGCCTTCATACAATGGTTCTTTTGCTACCCCTGATGTTCGACGATTCCGCTACCGTACAACTATGACAAGGGAACGAAGTGCTTCTATTTATTCACCTAATAGTACCATGAATAGAAGAACAACAACTCCACCAGATAGTGGAGTAATATTTGAAGGGTTAGGCATTTCAGCAAGACCTAGAGATGGTGAAATTCCTCCATTTATGAGACAGATTGCAATAAGGAGGCCAGCTACTGCAGATGAAAGATCTTTGCGGAAAATTCAAGAACAGGATATTATTAATTTTAGGCGAACTCTCTATCGTGCTGGTGCTCGAGTTAGAAATATTGAAGATGGTGGCCGCTATAGGGATATTTCAGCTGAATTTTTCCGTAGAAATCCGGCTTGCCTTCACAGATTAGTTCCCTGGTTAAAACGTGAACTCACAGTTCTCTTTGGAGCTCATGGATCATTAGTGAATATTGTCCAGCATATCATCATGAGTAATGTTACTCGCTATGACTTGGAGAGTCAGGCATTTGTGTCTGATTTAAGGCCATTTTTACTAAATCGGACTGAGCATTTTATACACGAATTTATCAGTTTTGCCCGATCTCCATTTAACATGGCAGCCTTTGACCAGCATGCAAATTATGATTGTCCTGCTCCTTCATATGAAGAAGGTAGCCATTCTGATTCTTCGGTCATAACAATATCTCCCGATGAAGCAGAGACCCAAGAGCTGGATGTTAATGTAGCTACTATTAGTCAGGCACCATGGGATGATGAAACTCCAGGGCCATCTTATTCAAGCTCAGAGCAGGTACATGCTGCCATGTCTTCCCTTTTAAATACTTCCGACAGTTCAGATGAAGAACTTGTAACAGGAAGAGCCACATCTCAGATGCAAGGAGTACAAACCAATGACGACATAAATAATGACAGTGATTCTTCTTCAGATAATTGTGTCATTGTTGGGTTTGTTAAACCACTAGCTGAGAGGACCCCAGAACTTGTTGAACTGTCCTCTGATTCTGAGGAGTTAGGTTCCTACGAAAAAATGGAGACTGTGAAGGCACAAGAACAAGAGCAGTCTTACAGTTCTGGTGATAGTGATGTTAGTAGATGTTCATCTCCACACTCTGTCCTTGGAAaggatgaacaaataaataaaggtcaTTGTGATTCTGGTACAAGAATCACatcaaagaaggaagagaaacggTCTGTATCATTGTCTTCTCCCAGAGACCTGAGCTCATCCATCAGAGGAGACAGAGTATATTCCCCATATACCCGCAGACACAGAAGGAGGGGAAGATCCAGAAGTTCAGATTCATGTTCCCAGAGTAGGAGTGGGCATGATCAGAAGAATCGTAGGAAGCATCatgggaagaaaagaatgaaaagcagacGATCCAGAAGCAGGGAGAGTAGCAGACCTAGAGGTAGAAGAGACAAAAAGAGATCAAGAACTAGAGATAGCAGTTGGTCAAGAAGAAGCCAAACTCTATCTCTAAGTAGTGAAAGCACAAGCAGATCAAGATCTCGTAGCAGTGATCGTGGTAAAAGAAGATCACGGAGCAGAAATCGAGATCGttactatttaagaaataattatggaAGCAGATATAAGTGGGAGTATACTTACTATAGTAGAAACAAGGACAGGGATGGCTACGAATCATCTTACAGGAGGAGGACTCTGTCCAGAGCTCATTATTCCAGACAATCTTCAAGTCCAGAATTTAGAATTCAGTCTTTTTCTGAAAGAACAaatgctaggaaaaaaaataatcacagtgAAAGGAAATATTACTACTATGAAAGGCATAGATCGAGGAGCCTATCTAGTACTAGATCAAAGACTGCATCTACAGGGCCTGACCGTGTGAGAAATGAAAAGCCTGGCGGGAAACGAAAATACAAAACACGGCATTTGGAGGGTTCTAACGATGTGGCTCAACCATCTCGGGAATTTGCTTCTAAAGTAAAGGAAGGTCATTACTCAAAATCTTCATCAAAATTGGATGGAAGCTACAAAAATGAGAGTGACAGCTTTTCAGATAGCCGATCatcagacagagagacaaagcacaagagaagaaaaaggaccCGGAGCCTAAGTGTAGAGATAGTTTATGAAGGGAAAGCTACCGATACAACTAGacaccataaaaagaaaaagaaaaaacataagagGAAGCATAAGAAACACCATGGCGATGATGCCTCACGTTCCCCAGTTGTGATTACCATTGACAGTGACAGTGATAAGGATTCTGAAGTAAAGGAGGATACAGAATGTGACCTTAGTGGTTCTCAAAACCCTCTACAAAATGAATTTTTGGTTCCTTCCTTGGGACCATTTGAAACTAAAGATGTAGTTACAATAGAAGATGAATTTGGTGTCCTGGGCAAGGAGTGTGATATTACCACACTTAATAACAACTTGAATAATGCCAACAAAACTGTAGATAATATTTCACCCCAGGCAGCTTCAATTGAACAGACTCTTGATGTAAGAGAAGAGAGCACCTTTGCCTCTGATTTGGAGAGCCAGCCCAGTAATGTCTCTTATCACACTGAGTCATCAAGGCGATTGCCATCTCCACGGATATCGTTAATGTCAGTGTCTCTTGGTAGAGACCATGATATGTCTTAA
- the TOPORS gene encoding E3 ubiquitin-protein ligase Topors isoform X2, with translation MSKFNLKSMVKYLYFTIILIMASAAKEFKMDNFSPKAGTSKLQQTVPADASPDSKCPICLDRFDNVSYLDRCLHKFCFRCVQEWSKNKAECPLCKQPFDSIFHSVRAEDDFKEYVLRPSYNGSFATPDVRRFRYRTTMTRERSASIYSPNSTMNRRTTTPPDSGVIFEGLGISARPRDGEIPPFMRQIAIRRPATADERSLRKIQEQDIINFRRTLYRAGARVRNIEDGGRYRDISAEFFRRNPACLHRLVPWLKRELTVLFGAHGSLVNIVQHIIMSNVTRYDLESQAFVSDLRPFLLNRTEHFIHEFISFARSPFNMAAFDQHANYDCPAPSYEEGSHSDSSVITISPDEAETQELDVNVATISQAPWDDETPGPSYSSSEQVHAAMSSLLNTSDSSDEELVTGRATSQMQGVQTNDDINNDSDSSSDNCVIVGFVKPLAERTPELVELSSDSEELGSYEKMETVKAQEQEQSYSSGDSDVSRCSSPHSVLGKDEQINKGHCDSGTRITSKKEEKRSVSLSSPRDLSSSIRGDRVYSPYTRRHRRRGRSRSSDSCSQSRSGHDQKNRRKHHGKKRMKSRRSRSRESSRPRGRRDKKRSRTRDSSWSRRSQTLSLSSESTSRSRSRSSDRGKRRSRSRNRDRYYLRNNYGSRYKWEYTYYSRNKDRDGYESSYRRRTLSRAHYSRQSSSPEFRIQSFSERTNARKKNNHSERKYYYYERHRSRSLSSTRSKTASTGPDRVRNEKPGGKRKYKTRHLEGSNDVAQPSREFASKVKEGHYSKSSSKLDGSYKNESDSFSDSRSSDRETKHKRRKRTRSLSVEIVYEGKATDTTRHHKKKKKKHKRKHKKHHGDDASRSPVVITIDSDSDKDSEVKEDTECDLSGSQNPLQNEFLVPSLGPFETKDVVTIEDEFGVLGKECDITTLNNNLNNANKTVDNISPQAASIEQTLDVREESTFASDLESQPSNVSYHTESSRRLPSPRISLMSVSLGRDHDMS, from the exons ATGAGCAAGTTTAATTTGAAGTCTATGGTGAAGTacttatattttacaataatactG atAATGGCATCAGCCGCTAAGGaatttaaaatggacaacttTTCACCTAAAGCTGGCACTAGCAAATTGCAACAGACAGTACCAGCTGATGCATCTCCTGATTCTAAGTGTCCTATATGCTTGGATAGGTTTGATAATGTGTCTTACTTAGATCGCTGTTTACATAAGTTCTGTTTTCGCTGTGTACAGGAGTGGTCAAAAAACAAAGCTGAATGTCCACTATGTAAACAGCCCTTTGATTCTATTTTCCATTCTGTGAGGGCAGAAGACGACTTCAAGGAGTATGTCCTAAGGCCTTCATACAATGGTTCTTTTGCTACCCCTGATGTTCGACGATTCCGCTACCGTACAACTATGACAAGGGAACGAAGTGCTTCTATTTATTCACCTAATAGTACCATGAATAGAAGAACAACAACTCCACCAGATAGTGGAGTAATATTTGAAGGGTTAGGCATTTCAGCAAGACCTAGAGATGGTGAAATTCCTCCATTTATGAGACAGATTGCAATAAGGAGGCCAGCTACTGCAGATGAAAGATCTTTGCGGAAAATTCAAGAACAGGATATTATTAATTTTAGGCGAACTCTCTATCGTGCTGGTGCTCGAGTTAGAAATATTGAAGATGGTGGCCGCTATAGGGATATTTCAGCTGAATTTTTCCGTAGAAATCCGGCTTGCCTTCACAGATTAGTTCCCTGGTTAAAACGTGAACTCACAGTTCTCTTTGGAGCTCATGGATCATTAGTGAATATTGTCCAGCATATCATCATGAGTAATGTTACTCGCTATGACTTGGAGAGTCAGGCATTTGTGTCTGATTTAAGGCCATTTTTACTAAATCGGACTGAGCATTTTATACACGAATTTATCAGTTTTGCCCGATCTCCATTTAACATGGCAGCCTTTGACCAGCATGCAAATTATGATTGTCCTGCTCCTTCATATGAAGAAGGTAGCCATTCTGATTCTTCGGTCATAACAATATCTCCCGATGAAGCAGAGACCCAAGAGCTGGATGTTAATGTAGCTACTATTAGTCAGGCACCATGGGATGATGAAACTCCAGGGCCATCTTATTCAAGCTCAGAGCAGGTACATGCTGCCATGTCTTCCCTTTTAAATACTTCCGACAGTTCAGATGAAGAACTTGTAACAGGAAGAGCCACATCTCAGATGCAAGGAGTACAAACCAATGACGACATAAATAATGACAGTGATTCTTCTTCAGATAATTGTGTCATTGTTGGGTTTGTTAAACCACTAGCTGAGAGGACCCCAGAACTTGTTGAACTGTCCTCTGATTCTGAGGAGTTAGGTTCCTACGAAAAAATGGAGACTGTGAAGGCACAAGAACAAGAGCAGTCTTACAGTTCTGGTGATAGTGATGTTAGTAGATGTTCATCTCCACACTCTGTCCTTGGAAaggatgaacaaataaataaaggtcaTTGTGATTCTGGTACAAGAATCACatcaaagaaggaagagaaacggTCTGTATCATTGTCTTCTCCCAGAGACCTGAGCTCATCCATCAGAGGAGACAGAGTATATTCCCCATATACCCGCAGACACAGAAGGAGGGGAAGATCCAGAAGTTCAGATTCATGTTCCCAGAGTAGGAGTGGGCATGATCAGAAGAATCGTAGGAAGCATCatgggaagaaaagaatgaaaagcagacGATCCAGAAGCAGGGAGAGTAGCAGACCTAGAGGTAGAAGAGACAAAAAGAGATCAAGAACTAGAGATAGCAGTTGGTCAAGAAGAAGCCAAACTCTATCTCTAAGTAGTGAAAGCACAAGCAGATCAAGATCTCGTAGCAGTGATCGTGGTAAAAGAAGATCACGGAGCAGAAATCGAGATCGttactatttaagaaataattatggaAGCAGATATAAGTGGGAGTATACTTACTATAGTAGAAACAAGGACAGGGATGGCTACGAATCATCTTACAGGAGGAGGACTCTGTCCAGAGCTCATTATTCCAGACAATCTTCAAGTCCAGAATTTAGAATTCAGTCTTTTTCTGAAAGAACAaatgctaggaaaaaaaataatcacagtgAAAGGAAATATTACTACTATGAAAGGCATAGATCGAGGAGCCTATCTAGTACTAGATCAAAGACTGCATCTACAGGGCCTGACCGTGTGAGAAATGAAAAGCCTGGCGGGAAACGAAAATACAAAACACGGCATTTGGAGGGTTCTAACGATGTGGCTCAACCATCTCGGGAATTTGCTTCTAAAGTAAAGGAAGGTCATTACTCAAAATCTTCATCAAAATTGGATGGAAGCTACAAAAATGAGAGTGACAGCTTTTCAGATAGCCGATCatcagacagagagacaaagcacaagagaagaaaaaggaccCGGAGCCTAAGTGTAGAGATAGTTTATGAAGGGAAAGCTACCGATACAACTAGacaccataaaaagaaaaagaaaaaacataagagGAAGCATAAGAAACACCATGGCGATGATGCCTCACGTTCCCCAGTTGTGATTACCATTGACAGTGACAGTGATAAGGATTCTGAAGTAAAGGAGGATACAGAATGTGACCTTAGTGGTTCTCAAAACCCTCTACAAAATGAATTTTTGGTTCCTTCCTTGGGACCATTTGAAACTAAAGATGTAGTTACAATAGAAGATGAATTTGGTGTCCTGGGCAAGGAGTGTGATATTACCACACTTAATAACAACTTGAATAATGCCAACAAAACTGTAGATAATATTTCACCCCAGGCAGCTTCAATTGAACAGACTCTTGATGTAAGAGAAGAGAGCACCTTTGCCTCTGATTTGGAGAGCCAGCCCAGTAATGTCTCTTATCACACTGAGTCATCAAGGCGATTGCCATCTCCACGGATATCGTTAATGTCAGTGTCTCTTGGTAGAGACCATGATATGTCTTAA
- the TOPORS gene encoding E3 ubiquitin-protein ligase Topors isoform X1 has translation MGSQQPPGSPLSREEGEAPLPTPAPEGRRRSRRVRLRGSCRHRPSFLGRRELATSSPAGPAPVSSEIMASAAKEFKMDNFSPKAGTSKLQQTVPADASPDSKCPICLDRFDNVSYLDRCLHKFCFRCVQEWSKNKAECPLCKQPFDSIFHSVRAEDDFKEYVLRPSYNGSFATPDVRRFRYRTTMTRERSASIYSPNSTMNRRTTTPPDSGVIFEGLGISARPRDGEIPPFMRQIAIRRPATADERSLRKIQEQDIINFRRTLYRAGARVRNIEDGGRYRDISAEFFRRNPACLHRLVPWLKRELTVLFGAHGSLVNIVQHIIMSNVTRYDLESQAFVSDLRPFLLNRTEHFIHEFISFARSPFNMAAFDQHANYDCPAPSYEEGSHSDSSVITISPDEAETQELDVNVATISQAPWDDETPGPSYSSSEQVHAAMSSLLNTSDSSDEELVTGRATSQMQGVQTNDDINNDSDSSSDNCVIVGFVKPLAERTPELVELSSDSEELGSYEKMETVKAQEQEQSYSSGDSDVSRCSSPHSVLGKDEQINKGHCDSGTRITSKKEEKRSVSLSSPRDLSSSIRGDRVYSPYTRRHRRRGRSRSSDSCSQSRSGHDQKNRRKHHGKKRMKSRRSRSRESSRPRGRRDKKRSRTRDSSWSRRSQTLSLSSESTSRSRSRSSDRGKRRSRSRNRDRYYLRNNYGSRYKWEYTYYSRNKDRDGYESSYRRRTLSRAHYSRQSSSPEFRIQSFSERTNARKKNNHSERKYYYYERHRSRSLSSTRSKTASTGPDRVRNEKPGGKRKYKTRHLEGSNDVAQPSREFASKVKEGHYSKSSSKLDGSYKNESDSFSDSRSSDRETKHKRRKRTRSLSVEIVYEGKATDTTRHHKKKKKKHKRKHKKHHGDDASRSPVVITIDSDSDKDSEVKEDTECDLSGSQNPLQNEFLVPSLGPFETKDVVTIEDEFGVLGKECDITTLNNNLNNANKTVDNISPQAASIEQTLDVREESTFASDLESQPSNVSYHTESSRRLPSPRISLMSVSLGRDHDMS, from the exons ATG GGGTCGCAGCAGCCGCCGGGGTCTCCGCTGTCTCGCGAGGAGGGTGAAGCGCCCCTGCCTACTCCCGCTCCTGAGGGCCGGCGGAGAAGTCGCCGGGTTCGCCTTCGCGGGTCCTGCCGTCACCGACCCAGCTTTCTGGGCCGTAGGGAGCTTGCCACGAGCTCCCCAGCCGGGCCTGCGCCGGTATCCTCCGAG atAATGGCATCAGCCGCTAAGGaatttaaaatggacaacttTTCACCTAAAGCTGGCACTAGCAAATTGCAACAGACAGTACCAGCTGATGCATCTCCTGATTCTAAGTGTCCTATATGCTTGGATAGGTTTGATAATGTGTCTTACTTAGATCGCTGTTTACATAAGTTCTGTTTTCGCTGTGTACAGGAGTGGTCAAAAAACAAAGCTGAATGTCCACTATGTAAACAGCCCTTTGATTCTATTTTCCATTCTGTGAGGGCAGAAGACGACTTCAAGGAGTATGTCCTAAGGCCTTCATACAATGGTTCTTTTGCTACCCCTGATGTTCGACGATTCCGCTACCGTACAACTATGACAAGGGAACGAAGTGCTTCTATTTATTCACCTAATAGTACCATGAATAGAAGAACAACAACTCCACCAGATAGTGGAGTAATATTTGAAGGGTTAGGCATTTCAGCAAGACCTAGAGATGGTGAAATTCCTCCATTTATGAGACAGATTGCAATAAGGAGGCCAGCTACTGCAGATGAAAGATCTTTGCGGAAAATTCAAGAACAGGATATTATTAATTTTAGGCGAACTCTCTATCGTGCTGGTGCTCGAGTTAGAAATATTGAAGATGGTGGCCGCTATAGGGATATTTCAGCTGAATTTTTCCGTAGAAATCCGGCTTGCCTTCACAGATTAGTTCCCTGGTTAAAACGTGAACTCACAGTTCTCTTTGGAGCTCATGGATCATTAGTGAATATTGTCCAGCATATCATCATGAGTAATGTTACTCGCTATGACTTGGAGAGTCAGGCATTTGTGTCTGATTTAAGGCCATTTTTACTAAATCGGACTGAGCATTTTATACACGAATTTATCAGTTTTGCCCGATCTCCATTTAACATGGCAGCCTTTGACCAGCATGCAAATTATGATTGTCCTGCTCCTTCATATGAAGAAGGTAGCCATTCTGATTCTTCGGTCATAACAATATCTCCCGATGAAGCAGAGACCCAAGAGCTGGATGTTAATGTAGCTACTATTAGTCAGGCACCATGGGATGATGAAACTCCAGGGCCATCTTATTCAAGCTCAGAGCAGGTACATGCTGCCATGTCTTCCCTTTTAAATACTTCCGACAGTTCAGATGAAGAACTTGTAACAGGAAGAGCCACATCTCAGATGCAAGGAGTACAAACCAATGACGACATAAATAATGACAGTGATTCTTCTTCAGATAATTGTGTCATTGTTGGGTTTGTTAAACCACTAGCTGAGAGGACCCCAGAACTTGTTGAACTGTCCTCTGATTCTGAGGAGTTAGGTTCCTACGAAAAAATGGAGACTGTGAAGGCACAAGAACAAGAGCAGTCTTACAGTTCTGGTGATAGTGATGTTAGTAGATGTTCATCTCCACACTCTGTCCTTGGAAaggatgaacaaataaataaaggtcaTTGTGATTCTGGTACAAGAATCACatcaaagaaggaagagaaacggTCTGTATCATTGTCTTCTCCCAGAGACCTGAGCTCATCCATCAGAGGAGACAGAGTATATTCCCCATATACCCGCAGACACAGAAGGAGGGGAAGATCCAGAAGTTCAGATTCATGTTCCCAGAGTAGGAGTGGGCATGATCAGAAGAATCGTAGGAAGCATCatgggaagaaaagaatgaaaagcagacGATCCAGAAGCAGGGAGAGTAGCAGACCTAGAGGTAGAAGAGACAAAAAGAGATCAAGAACTAGAGATAGCAGTTGGTCAAGAAGAAGCCAAACTCTATCTCTAAGTAGTGAAAGCACAAGCAGATCAAGATCTCGTAGCAGTGATCGTGGTAAAAGAAGATCACGGAGCAGAAATCGAGATCGttactatttaagaaataattatggaAGCAGATATAAGTGGGAGTATACTTACTATAGTAGAAACAAGGACAGGGATGGCTACGAATCATCTTACAGGAGGAGGACTCTGTCCAGAGCTCATTATTCCAGACAATCTTCAAGTCCAGAATTTAGAATTCAGTCTTTTTCTGAAAGAACAaatgctaggaaaaaaaataatcacagtgAAAGGAAATATTACTACTATGAAAGGCATAGATCGAGGAGCCTATCTAGTACTAGATCAAAGACTGCATCTACAGGGCCTGACCGTGTGAGAAATGAAAAGCCTGGCGGGAAACGAAAATACAAAACACGGCATTTGGAGGGTTCTAACGATGTGGCTCAACCATCTCGGGAATTTGCTTCTAAAGTAAAGGAAGGTCATTACTCAAAATCTTCATCAAAATTGGATGGAAGCTACAAAAATGAGAGTGACAGCTTTTCAGATAGCCGATCatcagacagagagacaaagcacaagagaagaaaaaggaccCGGAGCCTAAGTGTAGAGATAGTTTATGAAGGGAAAGCTACCGATACAACTAGacaccataaaaagaaaaagaaaaaacataagagGAAGCATAAGAAACACCATGGCGATGATGCCTCACGTTCCCCAGTTGTGATTACCATTGACAGTGACAGTGATAAGGATTCTGAAGTAAAGGAGGATACAGAATGTGACCTTAGTGGTTCTCAAAACCCTCTACAAAATGAATTTTTGGTTCCTTCCTTGGGACCATTTGAAACTAAAGATGTAGTTACAATAGAAGATGAATTTGGTGTCCTGGGCAAGGAGTGTGATATTACCACACTTAATAACAACTTGAATAATGCCAACAAAACTGTAGATAATATTTCACCCCAGGCAGCTTCAATTGAACAGACTCTTGATGTAAGAGAAGAGAGCACCTTTGCCTCTGATTTGGAGAGCCAGCCCAGTAATGTCTCTTATCACACTGAGTCATCAAGGCGATTGCCATCTCCACGGATATCGTTAATGTCAGTGTCTCTTGGTAGAGACCATGATATGTCTTAA